In the genome of Danio rerio strain Tuebingen ecotype United States chromosome 23, GRCz12tu, whole genome shotgun sequence, one region contains:
- the LOC141380544 gene encoding uncharacterized protein isoform X1, with product MPRKGKRSESQKQRRKLEASLGTSSSTSSLSGKNDANLYVSIAASHCQTDLRYKEYSRGRQCTCNSLMFLAVHNECNEIKSQDLDCILEKGDAVYTSVKQTLLSKGKFVDNYLNFDELPDTIETNTLCYKILKHPVKFGLLKDTPTLGEYGNLENTLECLRKDVNDALLLCGQTCIAVFRDRFGRFGYFDCHSRTKDGMSADVSRGTAVMLTFHHLKDMIDRLLLLFQGCLSLNDQEQFDILPVSFINILVESHGGSLNNCEQEPNVQFSVNNIGLLSNQDTADNSQPCQQQQDSAEQLTDETFIRTTLTVPHQAEQLTDETFIRTTLTMTLQNQQLKKLNQNQKKKAYYREWRKTVVKRNPVNEKKMKSNDYRKRHNDVVRNAYWTNSIYREAHKKAVKLHYKSNDEYRQRKKSCANENYRKNEKYREQKKRTQTFMYRNNEKFRERQKYYIIKNYNNDDQFRKRQKSYITESYRTNDQFRERQKRYITDNYRENDLFRERQKRYITDNYSENNQFRERQRKRMMQMYWTSAKYNVQHKQYIVDKYLKDPIFRKSQKGHYTSRCRNDSKFYAQRKEIFKKRYHSDAHFRFRQKLYCLFKTQKSRSFLQALHKIQCAKHIQEKYRKFYLMQQCREILQDTQPDVVLEPELLRALSTFKEAIKQGPTYVCTCCARALFSNQVRRCNRESYENNLMVASLCLTGKYVHLCSDCPNPCLLEEVKTEWICHCCHTTILRGAMPDIALANNLQFTPIPTELCDLNILERHVIAKYIPFAKILTLPKGQQRAIKGAVISVASEVETTVNTLPRPRSESQLLMVKLKRRLCYKGHYQFQTLNMHNVLCALGKLKDINAEYKDIIINSEVSEEEILNENEQSINYINASDEEMDSEDRSANQNAEIANNENEHNDSSEDTSAEQHSEGFALDTCLQPPDFGQQLLSYDDGIFCIAPAERNSPVSMFKIPKLESMAFPVQFPDGKNTIDEPDREKRISPSRYFNTRLFSIDNRCARDTNYIFFAQFVTEMHMAMSSISIQLRKAKPMTRDGRRINCSLLQDKQELEKLVNNKEATRFMQPLRGTPAYWEKTLRDLFAMLRQLGTPTFFCTFSAAEMRWPEVITAIKSQQGETINFSELDWSEKCEILRSNPVTAMRMFEKRVEALMRDLIMSRAQPIGEVVDFFYRVEFQQRGSPHIHCLFWVKDAPQFETDQDQDVCDFIDKYISCKLPDPNQDPELHKIVTEVQMHSRNHSKSCRKNKKHCRFGFPKPPINQTIITRPKPPPAQNSDDQDESIEEHDYLTKAKAELQKVWDLLNDSTQSFETITQLLLKANMTYEDYENYIDALSTSSIIIMKRRPQDCWVNGYNPVLLRSWDANMDIQFILNPYSCIMYILSYISKAEHDMSNYLKTVMKDSSYDNLSDRECMKQVMNAYSKNREVSAQEAVARTCSLKLKSSSRTVIFIPTDDNAVKMSLPMKCLKNMDPDLENVWMTGLPDKYKARPNREEFENMCMAEFASEYRIVYSKQTKGKTVLPLQRNMGHIQKRVRGKGAVIRSARFSQEKSAEKFYGTLLKLYLPYRKDEQLKSTRFPTYESFYSFASVKLPGTEELESVFKIVNTNRLIYEKHNEAIEKAIEDFEQHGPVEDAWSTLAPANELIRLESIMEREPIDPNDVNEQDDIPEYSASTSVSNTNMPVIEATQLNSAQIRKMFQSLNQEQSSIFYAVRDWCKRSVSGKNPEQFLYFLNGGAGVGKSHVIKSIYAEASKILRRLPNTQEHTDISKPTVLLAAFTGTAAFNILGKTLHCLLKLPRNLKPPYQGLGNSLDDLRADFSNAKILIIDEISMVSKQLFAYVNWRLQQIKGNQKVFGGLCVLTVGDFGQLPPLGRAKPLCVFENHVLDFWKDHFQIITLTQIMRQKDDLAYAQLLNRLRIKQKHEKLNDEDKCMLEPVIRSSLEECPKDALHIYATNKEVDTHNTEALFSQYSNIVTINADDYKKDPKTGEMKRQGTPFKGDKCDLNDRLQIAIGARVMLTRNIDVEDGLVNGTFGTVAKITTQNRESLQYVQLIGLHVDNVNAGQKHRMKAPDEDGNIVYIERSEEPLKRKGAVRRQFPMKLAFACTIHKVQGMTTDCAVVSLKRIFEPGMAYVALSRTTTLSRLHIVDFEEKKIFCDPQINESLENMTKADFSNVQPMLHVLKDPSLTSGLKIIHHNTEGLQCHMEDLKCHHELLLTDVLCLTETHLSGSAVPDHLQLNGFSMYTRNRHVSYTNFADLANKNGGGVAIYVKNSYKARPLMYMQNVTDLEYLVLKIEAPKQALLVVIYRPPSYNLTEFLFNLNALLISLEIIDFKPIIICGDFNEDQLSTGRKPILKLFQEKGYTQVISTGTTVNNSLLDPVFISGAPTNVIAGVLQTYYSYHDPVYCVLK from the coding sequence ATGCCACGGAAAGGAAAGCGCAGTGAAAGTCAAAAACAACGCAGAAAATTGGAAGCTTCATTAGGCACCAGTAGCAGTACCAGCTCCCTATCAGGTAAGAATGATGCAAACCTGTATGTTTCTATTGCAGCATCACACTGTCAAACTGATCTTAGGTACAAAGAATATTCCAGAGGCCGCCAGTGTACCTGTAATTCATTAATGTTCTTAGCAGTTCATAATGAATGCAATGAGATAAAGAGTCAGGATTTAGATTGTATTTTAGAGAAAGGCGATGCTGTTTACACTAGTGTTAAACAAACATTGTTGAGTAAAGGAAAATTTGtggataattatttaaattttgatgaGCTCCCAGACACAATTGAAACAAACACTTTGTGCTATAAGATCCTGAAACATCCAGTGAAGTTTGGACTTTTGAAAGATACACCAACTTTAGGAGAATATGGAAATCTTGAGAATACTCTGGAGTGTCTCAGGAAGGATGTTAATGATGCGTTACTGCTATGTGGACAAACGTGTATTGCTGTGTTTAGAGATCGCTTTGGCAGGTTTGGTTATTTTGATTGTCATAGCAGAACAAAAGATGGCATGTCTGCTGATGTGAGCAGAGGTACAGCTGTGATGCTGACCTTTCATCATTTGAAAGATATGATAGACAGGCTCCTGTTGCTGTTTCAAGGATGTTTGTCTTTGAATGATCAGGAACAATTTGATATATTGCCAGtctcatttattaacatattagtcgAAAGTCATGGAGGCTCCCTGAATAACTGTGAGCAAGAACCTAATGTACAGTTTTCAGTCAACAACATAGGTCTGTTAAGCAATCAAGATACTGCTGATAATTCACAGCCatgtcaacaacaacaagatTCAGCTGAACAGCTTACTGATGAAACCTTTATTAGAACCACATTAACTGTGCCACACCAAGCTGAACAGCTTACTGATGAAACTTTTATTAGAACCACATTAACTATGACACTCCAAAATCagcaattaaaaaaactgaaccAGAACCAAAAGAAAAAGGCTTACTATAGAGAATGGAGGAAAACAGTGGTTAAAAGAAACCCTGttaatgagaaaaaaatgaaaagtaatgatTACAGGAAAAGACATAATGATGTTGTGAGGAATGCTTATTGGACTAATAGTATATATAGAGAAGCACACAAAAAAGCAGTGAAACTTCATTATAAAAGTAATGATGAATATAGACAAAGAAAAAAGAGTTGTGCAAACGAGAACTACAGAAAGAATGAAAAATATAGAGAGCAAAAGAAGAGAACACAGACCTTCATGTACAGGAATAATGAAAAGTTCAGGGAAAGAcagaaatattatataattaaaaattacaataatgatGATCAATTCAGAAAGCGACAGAAAAGTTATATAACTGAAAGTTATAGGACAAATGATCAATTTAGAGAGCGACAAAAAAGGTATATTACTGACAATTACAGGGAAAATGATCTATTTAGAGAGCGTCAAAAAAGGTATATTACTGACAATTACAGTGAAAATAATCAATTTAGAGAGAGACAAAGGAAACGTATGATGCAAATGTACTGGACTAGTGCAAAATATAATGTACAGCATAAGCAATATAttgttgataaatatttaaaagatcCTATATTTAGAAAAAGTCAAAAGGGTCATTATACAAGTAGATGTAGAAATGATTCTAAATTCTATGCACAAAGaaaggaaatttttaaaaagcgtTATCACTCTGATGCTCATTTTCGGTTTCGTCAAAAACTATATTGTTTAttcaaaacacaaaaaagtaGATCTTTCCTCCAGGCACTTCACAAGATACAATGTGCAAAACACATACAAGAGAAATACAGAAAATTTTATCTAATGCAGCAATGTAGAGAAATATTACAAGATACTCAACCTGATGTAGTACTAGAACCAGAATTGTTAAGAGCATTAAGTACTTTTAAGGAAGCTATAAAACAGGGGCCAACTTATGTTTGTACATGCTGTGCAAGAGCACTTTTCTCAAATCAAGTGCGTAGATGTAATCGTGAGAGTTATGAAAATAATCTGATGGTAGCTTCACTTTGCTTGACTGGAAAGTATGTTCACTTGTGCTCTGACTGCCCTAATCCGTGTCTTTTGGAGGAAGTGAAAACAGAATGGATCTGTCATTGCTGCCATACTACTATACTGAGAGGTGCAATGCCTGACATTGCTCTAGCTAATAACCTTCAATTCACTCCCATACCTACAGAACTCTGTGATCTGAATATTCTTGAAAGACATGTTATTGCAAAGTACATCCCCTTTGCTAAAATTTTAACACTTCCAAAAGGTCAACAGAGAGCTATTAAAGGAGCTGTAATTTCTGTTGCATCTGAAGTTGAAACAACAGTAAATACCTTACCTAGACCCAGAAGTGAATCACAACTGTTAATGGTGAAATTGAAAAGACGTCTGTGCTACAAAGGCCACTATCAGTTTCAGACTTTGAACATGCATAATGTTTTGTGTGCTTTAGGAAAGCTTAAAGACATTAATGCAGAGTATAAAGACATAATTATCAATTCAGAAGTCTCAGAAGAAGAgatattaaatgaaaatgaacaaTCAATAAATTATATCAATGCTTCTGATGAGGAAATGGACTCTGAGGACAGGAGTGCAAATCAGAATGCTGAAATTGCAAATAATGAGAATGAACACAATGATTCAAGTGAAGACACTAGTGCAGAACAGCACTCAGAAGGCTTTGCTTTGGATACATGTCTCCAGCCTCCAGATTTTGGTCAGCAGCTGTTATCTTATGATGATGGTATTTTTTGCATTGCTCCAGCGGAGAGAAACAGTCCTGTAAGCATGTTTAAAATTCCTAAGCTTGAGTCTATGGCATTTCCAGTGCAGTTTCCTGATGGTAAGAACACTATTGATGAGCCTGACAGAGAAAAACGCATCTCTCCTAGTAGGTATTTTAATACAAGGCTCTTCTCTATTGACAATCGTTGTGCACGAGATACCAACTACATTTTCTTTGCACAATTTGTGACTGAAATGCACATGGCCATGTCTAGTATATCTATTCAACTGAGAAAAGCAAAGCCTATGACTCGTGATGGTCGCAGAATAAACTGTTCACTGCTGCAGGACAAACAAGAATTAGAGAAACTTGTCAATAATAAGGAGGCAACACGTTTCATGCAACCATTAAGAGGAACTCCAGCATACTGGGAGAAAACACTTCGTGATTTGTTTGCCATGCTGAGACAACTAGGAACGCCTACGTTTTTCTGTACATTTAGTGCTGCTGAGATGAGATGGCCTGAAGTCATTACTGCTATTAAATCACAACAGGGTGAAACTATAAACTTCTCTGAGTTAGACTGGTCTGAAAAATGTGAAATTCTGCGTAGCAATCCAGTCACAGCCATGAGAATGTTTGAAAAACGAGTTGAAGCATTAATGAGAGATCTAATCATGTCCCGTGCTCAACCTATTGGTGaggttgttgattttttttacagagtagagTTCCAGCAGCGTGGTTCTCCACATATTCACTGTTTATTTTGGGTTAAAGATGCTCCACAGTTTGAAACCGATCAGGATCAGGATGTTTGCGATTTCATTGATAAATACATCTCATGTAAATTGCCAGACCCAAACCAAGATCCAGAACTGCATAAAATTGTAACAGAAGTACAGATGCACAGCCGTAACCACTCAAAATCttgtagaaaaaacaaaaagcactgcaGGTTTGGATTTCCTAAACCACCCATTAACCAGACCATAATAACCAGACCCAAACCTCCTCCTGCACAGAATTCTGATGATCAAGATGAATCAATAGAAGAACACGATTATTTGACAAAAGCTAAAGCTGAGCTTCAGAAAGTATGGGATTTATTGAATGACTCAACTCAGAGTTTTGAAACCATTACACAGCTTCTTCTTAAAGCCAACATGACATATGAAGATTATGAAAATTATATTGATGCTCTGTCTACCTCAAGTATAATAATTATGAAAAGGAGACCACAGGACTGCTGGGTTAATGGTTATAATCCTGTTCTGTTAAGATCTTGGGATGCAAATATGGACATACAGTTCATTCTGAACCCCTACAGCTGTATAATGTACATTCTCTCATACATTTCAAAGGCTGAGCATGATATGAGTAATTACCTCAAGACAGTGATGAAGGACTCAAGCTATGATAATCTATCTGACCGTGAGTGCATGAAGCAGGTCATGAATGCCTATTCAAAGAATAGAGAGGTCAGCGCTCAAGAGGCAGTTGCTCGTACATGCAGTCTGAAATTAAAATCATCTTCACGCACTGTTATATTCATACCTACTGATGACAATGCTGTAAAGATGAGTTTACCAATGAAATGCTTGAAGAACATGGACCCTGACTTGGAAAATGTGTGGATGACAGGATTGCCTGACAAATATAAGGCCAGACCAAACAGAGAAGAATTTGAAAACATGTGCATGGCAGAATTTGCCAGTGAATACCGCATTGtgtattcaaaacaaacaaagggtAAAACTGTGCTGCCACTTCAAAGAAATATGGGACATATACAGAAAAGAGTTAGGGGGAAAGGTGCTGTTATAAGATCTGCTCGTTTTTCACAAGAGAAAAGTGCAGAAAAGTTTTATGGAACACTTTTGAAACTTTACCTACCATACCGTAAAGATGAACAACTTAAGTCCACACGATTTCCAACATATGAATCATTTTATAGTTTTGCTTCAGTAAAACTACCAGGCACTGAAGAACTGGAGAGTGTGTTCAAGATTGTAAATACAAATCGTCTGATATATGAAAAACATAATGAAGCCATAGAAAAAGCTATTGAAGATTTTGAACAACATGGTCCAGTCGAAGATGCATGGTCTACATTGGCACCAGCAAATGAGTTGATTCGATTGGAAAGCATCATGGAACGTGAACCGATTGATCCAAATGATGTGAATGAGCAGGACGACATTCCTGAATACTCAGCATCAACCTCTGTCAGTAACACCAATATGCCAGTGATAGAAGCTACCCAGTTGAATTCTGCACAGATTCGCAAAATGTTTCAGAGCTTGAATCAGGAACAGTCATCTATATTTTATGCTGTGCGAGACTGGTGTAAAAGATCTGTTTCTGGTAAAAATCCTgaacagtttttgtattttttaaatggagGTGCTGGAGTTGGAAAATCGCATGTCATTAAATCAATTTATGCAGAGGCATCCAAAATACTACGTAGACTTCCAAACACACAAGAGCATACAGACATTTCTAAGCCAACTGTTCTTTTAGCAGCATTCACAGGTACTGCAGCATTTAATATCTTAGGAAAAACACTGCACTGTCTCCTAAAACTCCCAAGAAATTTAAAGCCTCCATACCAAGGTCTTGGAAACAGTTTAGATGACCTCAGGGCAGACTTTTCTAATGCAAAGATCTTAATTATTGATGAAATATCTATGGTGTCTAAACAATTGTTTGCGTATGTGAACTGGAGACTGCAGCAGATTAAAGGAAACCAGAAAGTTTTTGGAGGTTTATGTGTTTTAACAGTTGGTGACTTTGGGCAGTTACCTCCTCTCGGAAGAGCAAAACCCCTCTGTGTGTTTGAAAATCATGTGTTGGACTTCTGGAAAGATCATTTCCAAATAATAACTTTGACACAGATCATGAGACAGAAAGACGATCTTGCTTATGCTCAGCTTCTCAATAGACTGAGAATAAAACAGAAGCATGAGAAGCTGAATGATGAAGATAAGTGCATGTTAGAACCAGTGATAAGATCCTCTCTTGAAGAGTGTCCAAAAGATGCACTACACATCTATGCAACCAATAAAGAAGTAGACACTCACAACACAGAAGCATTATTCTCGCAGTATTCTAATATTGTTACCATTAATGCAGATGATTACAAAAAAGACCCTAAGACAGGTGAGATGAAAAGGCAAGGTACGCCATTTAAAGGAGACAAATGTGACCTTAATGACAGATTACAGATTGCTATTGGTGCACGAGTGATGCTTACTAGAAATATAGATGTAGAAGATGGATTAGTTAATGGTACGTTTGGCACTGTGGCCAAAATAACAACTCAGAACCGTGAAAGTCTTCAGTATGTTCAGTTAATTGGCTTGCATGTGGATAATGTGAATGCTGGACAGAAACATCGCATGAAAGCGCCTGATGAAGATGGCAACATTGTCTATATTGAAAGATCAGAAGAACCTTTAAAAAGAAAGGGAGCAGTTCGTAGACAATTTCCGATGAAGCTTGCTTTTGCATGCACAATTCATAAAGTGCAAGGAATGACCACAGATTGTGCTGTTGTGTCTTTGAAGCGCATATTTGAACCAGGCATGGCATATGTTGCACTGAGCAGAACAACAACACTCAGCAGATTGCACATCGTTGATttcgaagaaaaaaaaatattttgtgatcCACAAATAAATGAGTCCTTGGAAAACATGACAAAAGCCGATTTTTCCAATGTGCAGCCAATGTTACACGTATTAAAAGATCCAAGTCTAACGTCAGGTCTTAAAATTATTCACCATAACACAGAGGGTCTTCAGTGTCATATGGAAGATTTAAAATGCCACCATGAGCTTCTATTGACTGATGTTTTGTGTCTGACTGAAACACATTTGTCTGGCTCAGCTGTTCCGGACCACTTGCAGTTAAATGGATTCAGTATGTACACACGCAACAGGCATGTATCATACACAAATTTTGCAGATTTGGCCAACAAGAATGGTGGTGGTGTTGCCATTTATGTGAAGAACAGCTACAAAGCTCGACCTCTGATGTATATGCAGAATGTTACGGATCTGGAATATTTGGTTTTGAAGATTGAAGCACCAAAACAGGCACTCCTTGTAGTGATCTACAGACCACCCAGCTACAATCTAACAGAGTTTTTGTTTAATCTCAATGCTCTTTTGATATCTCTTGAAATCATAGATTTCAAGCCTATTATAATATGTGGAGATTTTAATGAAGATCAGCTATCCACTGGCAGAAAACCAATTCTGAAGTTGTTTCAAGAGAAAGGTTATACCCAAGTGATCAGTACTGGAACAACTGTAAACAACAGTCTTTTGGATCCAGTCTTCATAAGTGGTGCACCAACAAATGTCATAGCAGGAGTTCTACAGACATATTACAGCTATCATGACCCAGtgtattgtgttttaaaatag